Within Bacillus sp. FJAT-45350, the genomic segment ATTTGTAATAGTTTTTTTGTTGATAGCTTGTTTGTATATGTCGTATAAACTGATTGAAACAAATAAGCAGTGGGAGCAAACATACACAGCATCAATTACTAATAGTTTACATAATGAACTAATTATTTACAATTATTCTTTGGCAAGTTTTGAACAGGCTCTTACCTTAAATGACTATGACGAAATTCTTTATCAATCTGGTTATGTAAGCTTTATTGGTCATCAGCCATATCATAATGACTTAAGTAGTAAAAAGCTTTTATTGCAACAAAATATTCGTGATGCGTTACAAGTGTTAGAAAATAACCTGAACAGTGAGCAAAAAGAGGAATTAAAAGAGATAGTAAGTACGGCAAGGGAAGAGCTGGATACGGCTGTTTATGTGAATTCTCCTGATAATGATAACAGAATTGAAAAGTTTGAAAAGTTTTTCAACAATTTTAACAGTGCATTATCTAGTTTTTTACAAGAATGAGAAGTTTAGTTTGTTCTGCTTACGTTTAGTTCTACGAGGAGGTTTAATATGAAGGGGAAACGCTTGGTTTAGATACTGTATATTCCTCTATTCTTGTTATTAGTTGGTATGTTCTATGTAGAGGTGTCAATGTATCACCTTTTGCCACCTGACCAAGGCGGTATGAGTTTTTGGATGAAATTTGGATTTGTTTGGAAAAGTTCCATACCGTTTTATGGAATTCTACTCTTAATTATATCTTTGTTATTTTATTTATTATTTGGACAAAGACGGAGGGTTTAGCGGATGGTGAAAAAAATCTCTGTAGCTTTAATTACTGTTGTGTTTGTGGTTGGATTATATTGGATTTATCCGAATCTCCCTCATGAAAAAGTAAAACGTAGTGTGTTATCTCAATATTTAGCTAGTCAGTATGAGATTAGTAATAACTTAAACAATGCATTAGAATTGTATCATCAGGGGGAGGAAGAAAAGTTTATTATTTGGCTAGCCAGAGCTAAGGAGCAGACGGTAGTTGGTATAACTCTTACGGGAAATGGCCTAGCGATAAATTATAATAATAGAATAATAAATTCTTATAGCCTATACGATTTTGAAAGTAGGGCTAATCACCACATTTCTACTGCCTTTACGAATGCTGTTGAGGGCACTCTTACCAATGATGATATTATTGACCTTGAAGCTTTTGCTGAAACGATGAACAATTTTGTATCTTACATCGAACACAATGAAATTATTGATGGGAATTCAACGAGAAAAATAGTAAGGGAAGTTGAGAAAATCATTGAAAAGACTTCTTAAATGTAGAGTTCTTGGGATGGGAGTAATTACCAATATCAGTTAAAAAGATAATACATATAAAACTGACTAAGGACAGTAATGTTCTAGATATAGAAAGCAACAGTCTCTATTTTTATTAGGATAATTTATAGGCATAAAAAAGGAGTAATAGGGTGTTAAAGAAGAAATTTATTGGGATTAGCATAATTATATTCTCAGCATTTTATATTTGTTTCGCTGCAATCAGTATTTGGTCTTATAGTTTTGAAAACCAGCTAGTTAAATCCGATGCAGCTATAGTACTTGGAGCAGCAGTTTGGGGGAATGAGCCATCTCCTGTCCTAAGAGAGAGGATCAATCACTCAATTTGGCTGTATGATAATGGGTATGTAAATAAATTGATTTTTACAGGTGGTAAAGGTGACGGATATGAATATGCTGAATCAGAAGTTGCAAAAGCCTATGCAATTGAAAACAATGTTGATGTAGATGATATTTTTATTGAGACTGAATCAAGTATTACTGAAGAGAATCTAAAGTACGCATCTGAGATAGCATTAGAAAATAATCTACATACTTTGATAATTGTAAGTGATCCATTACATATGAAACGTGCTATAGTGATAGCAGAAAGTATCGGAATGAAAGTCCATTCCTCACCAACTCCAAGTTCAGCTTACCAAACTTTAAAGAGTAAAGTCCCTTTCTTCTTACGTGAGCTATTCTTCTATATAGGACATGTAGTGACGTCTCCTTTTAGGGCGTAGCGTAAAAAAGGTTTATAATGGTAGAGGCATCCCCTTTATTCTATGTTACGATATTAAGTGGGAGTGAACTGACTATGGAAAAAGACTGGAAAAATTTTGCTATTGTAGTTTTATTGATTGTTGCAATCGTGAATGGATACTTATTTATTGATACTAAATCAAAATTACAAGAAGCACAAAGATACACATATGTGGCTGTCGAGTCTCAACTATCTTATTTGGCACATAATACGAAACTAATTCTGGAATATTGGGATGATATAAATATTGCTGCGTCAAGGAGAATCGAACAGCAATATACAATTGCTAGGGAAGTATTATGGAGTCACGGTTTTGCGCCACAATCGACCTTTATGACACATTATTATAGTACCGTTAGCCATGTATTAGATAAGATTGAATCAGGTGAACGTACACCCGAATTAAAAGCTGAGGTTCAAATGATTTATAATGATTTGTCTTTCTTAGCAAGTCAATGTAGAGACACTAAATGAACTATCAGGTAATCTAGAAATTTATTCACATTGGTATAAACTTTTAGACAATCTGGAAAATAAACGAGCTGCCGAGACAGCACCATAAAAGACGTTACCGCGAGTAATCAATGCGGTAACGTCTTTTTTTCTAAACAGATTTATAATTTATAAGTTTTTGAACAACCTCGCTAATGAAGATTATGGATTAAACGAAAGAAGCTGGACCGTTGCCAGTTTTGTAATTGAAATTTTCGTTCTAATGTTATCATCCACTTTGCTTGTTCTCCTTCTACACTGCCCTGTAAATAGAAAGGTAGGCTATATTCTATATAGTGTAGATTTTGATTATCAGGAGCAGTCATTTTTAAATGGAAACTTCGGTGTTTCTCAACTTCAAAAGGCAAGTCCTCACCTAGGTTATTTACAATAGTAAACTGTGCCCAATCACTAGGAAGCGGATTTTCGATATGTGATAAGGCGATGTCGCTATGTGTGACGTATGTTCTCTTAACTGTTTCACTTTCAATATATTCTTCGCGGTACCTAAATTCATATGGTGATAAGTCGTTCTCAGTAGCGGATAATCTTATTACATTAATATTATCAGTGATAATTGTTCGTCCACTATTAAAAACTAGAGTAAAGCTTTCAAGATTTTTTTCAGATGTATTCTCAACTACTATAGTATTTGCTATATGCCATGTGTCTTTGTATGGAGTCCACTGATTAAGTATAGTTAACGGCTCCTCTTGATCTGTTATATAGATAGATTTTAATGGGTCTAGGTTCCTTACAGATTGGATGATTTGAAATTGAAATTTTTGTTTATCGGTTGTTTCATAAAGTGGAACAACAATTGGAACTTTCAAGGTATAGTAATCTTTCATTCCAAAGACGGCGATACTTAAAAATAGAAGGGCAACAACTGTTTTTTTGAACAGAAAATGATTTTTCTCCTTTATCTTAGTTTGATTGTCTAATGATAAAAACTGTTCATATTTTGAGAATAACCTCAGCCATCTCACAAACTGATAAAAATAAGCAAGCCCTAATATAGCTAATAATGCAATTGAAATCGTTGAAAAACGTCCAATAAAGACAGCTAATTCGATAAAAATAAGAACAGTAAAAAATAGAAAGGCAGTTTTCACAAAGCTTATCGTTCTCTCGTACAATTTATGGGAAAAGTCATAATGCTCTTTATTGTTTAAAAGAAGCTTGCTTATTAAAATCCCTAAAAGCAAGATGTATATTGCGTAAAAAAGAAACTCCCATTGATGTATAAGGTGAAGAATTTCATTGTCAATATAGAAATAAAATATCCGTGTGAACGTAGCACTTAGGCTCATGACTAGACTCGTAATAATAACTGCTTTTTGATATAGAAAAACTGAACCGATAGTTATTAGCCAGTAACCAATAAGGGAGCTCCACATAAAAACAGAGCCTAACTCACCTTTAATGAATGCTAAAATTAGACCGATAAAGATTAATTTTAAACCCGTTTGCAAAACGTTTCCTCCTTTACGTGTGTTACAATTGTAGCATTTAAAAGCAGCTTAATGGCATGATGAACACAAGTGGATAATATTGGCTTTTAGAAGCCAGTAGCTATTGAAATGAATAAAATTCAGAAAGTGAGGTGTTATTAATATGAGTAATAAACTTTATTTACTTCCAGTCGTATTCGCTTATGTAATGCTTATAACTGGGTGTACAAATGATGAAAGTGGACTTAATGAATTTTCACAAGATAAGGAAATTTGGGAGCTAGAAGCTACTTTAAATTTAGAGTTTTTTGAAGAGGTAAAAAAACATATAGAGAGTGAACTAGCAACAATCGATGAGGAAAGGGATTTAAAAAGTTTTATCGATTGGAACAAGGAGAAGCTCGGCTTTGATGTTAATGAAGAAGCTTCTGAGGGATACATTGAAGTTCAAATAAAGGATCGCGAGCTACATGAAAGCTTTCCTGATACTTTACTAGGATATGGTCAAGGCGTATTGACTATTAATGAACATACCTTTCCATTTGAAGGTGATGTAGGTATTCACCAATTTCTTCATAACGATCAAATTTATTATTATGCTGCTTTCAACACGGATATTGTGAACCTAAAAGGTGAAGAAGATATTTTCCCTTTAATGCTCGCTTGGAACACAGAAACGCGAGAGGTTCATGCTCAGGTTACGGTAGGTGTAGGAGAGGAACATGGATTGCTTGTATTTGGAGAGAAGTTTGATGCTATGTTTATGATTGATGAAGAGGACGTAATACCATGGTCAGAATGATAGTTTGACTTTTTGGATTAATGACCTCGCGTTTGCTATTAAATTTAGAACTGATGAAAGGTGGATTCCCACCGATTGTTATCAAAGTAGAAAACCGTTTAGCATATTATGAAGCCTTAGATAAAGCACATACACAAAAGGATTATGATTTTATTCAGATAGTCAAATGGGAAGTTGAAGACTCGTTAAATTTATATTTAAGTGCAATCAATAATAACTACTACTAATAATTGCAATATTCCACTTGGGACGTTAGTTAGTTGCTTTAGCAATTAGTTCCTCAATACGCTCTAAGTGTTTTTATTTTTTATTTTGTATTTATTGGTGTATGATCTTGATAGAAATTGCATAGTTAGGGAACTCTTACAGTAGCTAAGTCGATTGAAATTTGAGGTGTATACAGTGAATATTATGGTAACAGAAGAGGCGAAGAAATGGTTTTTTAACGAATTTAATCTAAAGAAAGGCAATGAAATTCGTATTTTTGTTCGTTATGGTGGCTGCGGTTCCTTTCAGCAAGGCTTTTCATTAGGGATTATGAAAGAAACATCTAGTGAAAAGGAAGTGGAATCAGTCATTGAAGGTGTATCCTTCTATATTACTAGAGAGGATCTTTGGTATTTTGATGGTGTTAATTTAACCATTAATTATGACGAGACAAAAGAAGAAATTGAGTTTCTCCATGAACAATAAATAAAAAAGTGGGTGATTTAGAAGGTATATATTTTCCCTTCTGAATCACCCTTTTTGGATGGATTAATTCTTACAATAAAATCAAATGAGTAGTTCAAGGTTAAACGGTTTTGCTTATTGCATAACCCAAATAATTTCTTGAATTCGAATGTAATATGTTGCAGTATTAGTTTGAAGCACTACATGGTCAGGCTTCACATCCATAATTTTCCCTCGAATACCTCCACGACCAGTTTCAATTACTGCGTCTTGACCCATGACTGATTGCAATGTTTGATAAACATATGGGTCAATCATTGTAAACATTTGTGGTACCATTGGTTGGCTTTGTTGGTGTTGATGATAACTCATAGTAAACGCCTCCTTTAAATCTAGACAAAATCATTGTATGTGTTTGACTAGTTAATGTTTGGGCGTTTACCTAAACATTAAGCCCAAATTAGGCATTGGTTTATTAATTGCTTGTCTATTCAATCGTTAATTTAACTGCTTTGTTTGGGAAAACTCCGTCTATTTTACTACCGATTTCTTCTTCAACTACTTTCTTTGAAGGTATCGAATCGAAGCTCTGAATTATTGAGTATTGTTGTAAGCAAACAAGATGGTAAGGGTATTTTACGTCTTCTTCGTAAATAATGACAAAAATCTTTCCTCGCTTATCGATAATGAATTCTCCATGACTAGTAAGTTTGGTTTTTCTGTTATCAACTAATTCCATCGTTTACCTCCCTATTGCTTCTGATTTAAACTGATTTCAGTTAGTAGTATATATTTCTATGAATTTTTTCTGTAGATCATGCTATAATTCAATAAGGGGAATTTATTTTATAATGGAGGGTACAAGAATGAGTAAAGATATTAATAAGTTTTTTGAGGAGAAGTTAACTGAAGCAAAAGTTAATTTTGAGCGTACGATAGATTGTAAGCACACTGCCTTTGATGATTTGTATCCATACATGAATGAACAGCCACAGTTTTTCTGGTATAAGCGGTATGCAGGTTGGCAAGAACTTCTTACAGTTGTAAGCCTTGCGGAAGAATTAGAAATAAATTGGAAAACCCCTTTTACAGAACGCCAAGTTGCATATATAGAAAAGAAAGTTCTAGATGCAAAAGTATTGGATTATTGGTATGAAGATAGTAAGAAAGAACAAGAAGTTAATAAAGAAGACAATTAATAGATCAATTTGTAGAAGTATACTAGCTTATTAGATCGAATGACTGCATATGAAGCGTATCCATATTAGGGTATGCTTTTTTTATTTTTTTGAAGCTATAAACTATTTTAAAATTAAAATCCATTTATGTGTTTTATTCTTTTCATAGTTTTTCCTTTCTTGATTGGATACAATAAACCTATAATATCTTGATAAAGGTGAGATTGTATGAAAATTGGCTACGCTTGTTTAAATGTGACGCTCCAAACGAAGATGAGAACCTGTCGTATTGCCACAGTAGAAAAAGAGGGGCTAACGAAGGTAAAAGAATTAACGATTCATAATCTACAAGAAGTTAATAAGATAATTGATTGGAATATCGAAAATAATATCCATTTTTTTCGGTTAAGCAGTGATATTGTCCCTTTTGGAAGTCATCCAATTCTAACATGGGATTGGTGGGCCGATGAGGATGTACTAAAACTAACGAATGCTATACGAGAGAAAAAACAAAAATATCATTTGCGGCTTAGCGCACACCCAGGTCAGTATACGATTATTAATTCCAAAAATGATGAAGTTGTAAAAAAGGCTATAAAGGAATTGGAATATCATGATACATTATTAGATTTAGTCGGTGGAACGGACATGATAATTCACACTGGGGGAGTTTATGGAGACAAACTGGAAGCGAAAAAACGTTTTATTCATACTTATCATGAACTTTCAGATTCAATAAAGAATAAGCTCAGACTTGAAAATGATGATAAGAGTTTTCACTTAAAGGATGTGCTAAGTATCTATAAGGAATGTGGAGTTCCTATTTGTTTTGATATTCATCATCATAACTGTAATCATACTGAAGAAATAGAATTGGATACCCTAGTAGAACAGGTATTTGAGTCGTGGAAAGAAATTGGAACACCGAAAGTACATATAAGCTCTGGAAAAAGGAGTAAAATAGACACAGCCCATCATGATATAGTATTTAAAGAAGATTTTGATGAGCTTCTGAAGGTTATTGGAAGTAGAGAGTGTGATATTATGTTGGAAGCAAAACAAAAAGAAAAAGCTGTTTTTAGTTTGAGAAAAGAATCAGCGGGAATAGAGAATACGGAGGAATAGTATGAGTGAAAGAGTAGAAAAAGCAACATTTGCAGGCGGTTGTTTCTGGTGCATGGTCAAGCCCTTCGACGAACAAGAGGGGATAATCGAAGTACTTTCTGGTTATTCTGGAGGTACGGTAGAAAACCCAACATACAAAGAAGTAAAAAGTGGGGAGACAGGTCATTACGAAGTTGTACAAATAACCTTCGATCCAGAAGTGTTTCCGTATGAAAAATTACTTTCTTTATACTGGCCACAAATAGACCCAACCGATCCAGATGGTCAATTCCATGACCGAGGTCCTATGTACCGAACAGCGATTTTTTATCATACAGAACAACAACGGCAGCTTGCAGAAAAAACAAAGAAAGAAATAGAAGAGAGTGGTCGGTTTAAAAAGGAAATCGTAACAAAGATTTTACCAGCAACACCTTTTTATCCAGCTGAAGATTATCACCAAGATTACTATAAGAAGAATTCAGAGCATTATAAAGAAGACCGTAAAAAATCAGGTAGAGACGAATTTATTGAGAAGAATTGGGTTTAATAAGACTAGGCTTAGTACAAAACTAAGCATGGTCTTTTTTTATAAGCGAAATTTATATGTAACATGCTGAAGCCATTGTATGCATTTTTCTCTGCGCAGAAATTTCATGTCAATAAGGTAACATTTTCACTAATTACTAGTAATTTATAGTACACATTTTTATTTTATTACCCATAAGTTGCGTAGAATTTGATAGAATGGTGTCATAACATGTTTGTTATGTAGAGGGGAGCTGTTAAGCTTGAATAAATTGAAGAAAGTTCTTTATTCTATTCTTGGTATTACTATATTATTTAGTATTGTTCTTTATATCGCTGTTGATAGTTGGGCGACTACTAATAATGGCAAGCTTCCCCCAAAGACAGCCGTATTGTTACATGCAGTAAATAATAATCTTGTTGCGTTAGATATTGAAATACCGAGTTTTATTAGTTCAAAAAGCGGCAAATCAACAATTGTGCGTGAAAACTTAACAATTCCAGTTTCAGATGGTACTGAAATTCCAGCAAGAATACATCGCCCTAAAGGTGAAGGGCCATACCCAATTATTCTCTATTATCATGGTGGTGCTTTTATGGAAGGGTATGGGAATATAGATACACATGATAATATTACTCGCTTTTTAGCGAAACAAACAAAAAGCGTTGTCATTTCAGTTGGTTATCGTTTAGCACCTGAGCATGTGTTTCCAACTGCTATAGAGGATAGTTATGATGCACTACATTGGGCATATGAAAATGGTGAATCAATTCATGGGGATACAAGCAAAATTGCTGTTGTAGGAGATAGTTCTGGAGGGAATATAGCCACTGTTGTTTCAGCTATGGCAAGAGACCGAAATGGTCCTGATTTAATGGCACAAGTGCTTTTTTATCCATTAACAACATTTGATGATGTCGAATTAGAATCTAGAAATTTATACGACAGTGGTTACTATTTACTATCCAGACGTGTGATGGAAATTGCTAGGGAGAAGTATACACCGGAAGAAACAATGTGGCTAAGTCCATATACGTCACCTTTGCTTTCTGAAGACCTAACAAATTTACCTCCTGCATATATTGTTACAGCTGAATTTGACCCGTTAAGAGACGAAGGAGAGGCGTACGCTGAGCGATTAGCTAAATCAGGAGTTCCAGTTAGAGCCGTCCGTTACGAAGGAGTTATGCATGCTTTTGTTTCATTTTACGAGGTATTGTATTCAGGTAAGCACAGCTTAAAAGAGTCAGTCTCTTTTATAAATGATGCTTTTGCAGATGGGATTGAGTATAAACCGTTTGAATTAACAGTAATGGATGTACCGAGAAGTAAAGAAACGTATCGTGATGATTTAGAAGCGTATGCGTTTGCTGCATTTTTACTTGGGAAAGAAACGTTTTCATTATTTTCTTTTAGGTAAGTAGTGTAAATTATATATGCTCCTACTGAAAAAGTATGGTTTTCACTTTTTCAGTGGGATTATCATATACAGGGTGATTGGTTCGAAAAATATCAAAGATTTGTCACATTTATACCGAAACTAATGTTAAAACCTATGATACTATGATTATAGTATAAACTACATTTATCAAGGGGGAAGTTTACATGGGTTTACTTGAGTTAAGTGCAATTATCGGATTTTCAGGGTTAGCAATGTCAATTGCAATCGTTATGTCTATTTATTTATACAAGTTCTCAGATAAAGCTGAGTAATATATAGTAGGACAAGCCTTTCCGCCAATTGGAGGGGCTTTTTATTTTTTTAACAAATTAATTAACTTTCTTCGCATTTTTATAAGTAGGGTGACTATACTATAAAAAAGTGAAGGGGGAATTGAGTTGGTAGTTGAGGGACATAAAACATTTCATACATCAGAGTGTGACTTCTGCTCAATTGACGTAACAGAATCTATTACTGAGCCGTTAAGTGATAAATCGAAAGAATTTTATAAGTCAATCGCAGAAATGATAGTCGATAGTTATCAAAGCTAAAAAGGATGTCACAGAGTATCATAAAAACTGTGACATCCAGAAAAAAACAATCACCTTATGTACAAATCATAAGGTGATTGTTTTGATTAGTTTTGATTTATATTGACCAGTTCCCATTACGGAAAAGTGGTTCAGCGGTTCCATCCGCTAAGATACCATCAATATTCATTTCAGCAGAGCCAATCATGAAATCAACGTGAGTAATACTTGTGTTAATGCCTTCTTTCTTTAATTCATCTTTACTCATTGTCTTTCCACCTTCAATGCAGAATGCATAAGCATTTCCGATTGCTAAGTGATTAGATGCATTTTCATCAAAAAGCGTATTATAAAAAATAATATTTGAGTTTGAAATAGGCGAGTTATGAGGAACTAACGCGACTTCTCCTAAATAATGAGAGCCTTCATCCGTTTCAATTAAACGCTTTAATGTTTCAAAACCTTCTTCAGCACTAAAATCAACAACTTTTCCATCTTTAAATGTTAGGCTAAAGTTTTCAATGACGTTTCCACCATAATTAAGTGGCTTAGTACTGCTTACTACACCGTTTACCCCTTCTTTTAGGGGAGTCGTAAATACTTCTTCAGTAGGCATATTAGCTACGAAATGCGTACCCTTTTCATTATCACTACCGCCGCCAGCCCAAATATGTTTTTTCGGTAAGTCGATTGTTAAATCAGTTCCTGGTGCTTTGTAATGTAATGTTTTGTATTTTTTTTCATTTAAGAAATTAACTTTTTCTGATAGTACCTTACTATGTTCTGTCCATTCATTTACAGGGTCTGCCTTATCGACTCTTGTTGCTTGGAAAATGGCTTTCCATAAATTCTCTACTTGTTCTTCTTCAGGAGCATTAGGGAATACTTTTGCTGCCCATTCTTTTGTAGGTACGGAAAGGACGGTCCAGCTTACTTTATCTGCTTGGATAAATGAACGGAAGCCTTCCATAGCTTCTCCTTGTGTTTTATTCGCTGTTGAAATTCGCTCAGGATCTACACCTTTTAATAAGTCTGGGTTAGAAGCCGAAATGCTAAGAAAAGCAGCTCCTTGTTCAGCTAATTCTTCGTATCCCTTCGCTTTCCATTGTGGAAACTCCTTGAATGCGTCAAAAGGGGCATTTTCATATTTAATAAGAGCAAGTTGCTCATCGTTCCATTCCACATGGACGTTTTTAGCACCAGCTTCATACGCTTTTTTTGCTACTTTTCGTACAAAATCAACTGCAGCCAAAGGAGCATTTACAACTAACGTTTGGTCTTTTTGAATATTTACGCCTACCTTAACAGCAAGCTCAGCATATTTTTCAAGATTTTGTTCAAATTGGCTCATTACTTTCCCTCTCTCTATGTATCAGATTTTCCTGTTTATTTTAACAGTTTTGTCCATGTAACAAAAATGATAGCCTTCTATATAATGTTAATCAGAGCTTTTTTATGAATTGAAAATGAACAGGTGAAAGGAAAATAACACCTGTCCACTTAAATAATTAATTACGTCCTTGTGAGACGTATCTAATCTCATCTTCTACCACACCACATGCACCACATTGAACTTTAAGCTCTGGACCACGGTAAGGTAAATGAAAGGGGTCTAATTGTTTGTTCGAATAGTCTTCAACAACTTCACCAGTTTGTGGGTTTAACTTTACCGAGGAAGCCTGTTGTTGAATAATATTAAATCTTGTTCGGTTAGTTTTGCAGTTAGGGCAGCAATAAGCTCCAGCCATTTCAAAACACCTCCTTATTTTAGTGTATACAGTTATAGGGGTAGTTTATCCTTTGTGAATTAGACAAATTCCCTTGCCCATATAAAT encodes:
- a CDS encoding YdcF family protein, with amino-acid sequence MLKKKFIGISIIIFSAFYICFAAISIWSYSFENQLVKSDAAIVLGAAVWGNEPSPVLRERINHSIWLYDNGYVNKLIFTGGKGDGYEYAESEVAKAYAIENNVDVDDIFIETESSITEENLKYASEIALENNLHTLIIVSDPLHMKRAIVIAESIGMKVHSSPTPSSAYQTLKSKVPFFLRELFFYIGHVVTSPFRA
- a CDS encoding HesB/YadR/YfhF family protein — translated: MVTEEAKKWFFNEFNLKKGNEIRIFVRYGGCGSFQQGFSLGIMKETSSEKEVESVIEGVSFYITREDLWYFDGVNLTINYDETKEEIEFLHEQ
- a CDS encoding YuzF family protein; the encoded protein is MSYHQHQQSQPMVPQMFTMIDPYVYQTLQSVMGQDAVIETGRGGIRGKIMDVKPDHVVLQTNTATYYIRIQEIIWVMQ
- the uvsE gene encoding UV DNA damage repair endonuclease UvsE, which produces MKIGYACLNVTLQTKMRTCRIATVEKEGLTKVKELTIHNLQEVNKIIDWNIENNIHFFRLSSDIVPFGSHPILTWDWWADEDVLKLTNAIREKKQKYHLRLSAHPGQYTIINSKNDEVVKKAIKELEYHDTLLDLVGGTDMIIHTGGVYGDKLEAKKRFIHTYHELSDSIKNKLRLENDDKSFHLKDVLSIYKECGVPICFDIHHHNCNHTEEIELDTLVEQVFESWKEIGTPKVHISSGKRSKIDTAHHDIVFKEDFDELLKVIGSRECDIMLEAKQKEKAVFSLRKESAGIENTEE
- the msrA gene encoding peptide-methionine (S)-S-oxide reductase MsrA, translating into MSERVEKATFAGGCFWCMVKPFDEQEGIIEVLSGYSGGTVENPTYKEVKSGETGHYEVVQITFDPEVFPYEKLLSLYWPQIDPTDPDGQFHDRGPMYRTAIFYHTEQQRQLAEKTKKEIEESGRFKKEIVTKILPATPFYPAEDYHQDYYKKNSEHYKEDRKKSGRDEFIEKNWV
- a CDS encoding alpha/beta hydrolase; translated protein: MNKLKKVLYSILGITILFSIVLYIAVDSWATTNNGKLPPKTAVLLHAVNNNLVALDIEIPSFISSKSGKSTIVRENLTIPVSDGTEIPARIHRPKGEGPYPIILYYHGGAFMEGYGNIDTHDNITRFLAKQTKSVVISVGYRLAPEHVFPTAIEDSYDALHWAYENGESIHGDTSKIAVVGDSSGGNIATVVSAMARDRNGPDLMAQVLFYPLTTFDDVELESRNLYDSGYYLLSRRVMEIAREKYTPEETMWLSPYTSPLLSEDLTNLPPAYIVTAEFDPLRDEGEAYAERLAKSGVPVRAVRYEGVMHAFVSFYEVLYSGKHSLKESVSFINDAFADGIEYKPFELTVMDVPRSKETYRDDLEAYAFAAFLLGKETFSLFSFR
- a CDS encoding aminopeptidase, which codes for MSQFEQNLEKYAELAVKVGVNIQKDQTLVVNAPLAAVDFVRKVAKKAYEAGAKNVHVEWNDEQLALIKYENAPFDAFKEFPQWKAKGYEELAEQGAAFLSISASNPDLLKGVDPERISTANKTQGEAMEGFRSFIQADKVSWTVLSVPTKEWAAKVFPNAPEEEQVENLWKAIFQATRVDKADPVNEWTEHSKVLSEKVNFLNEKKYKTLHYKAPGTDLTIDLPKKHIWAGGGSDNEKGTHFVANMPTEEVFTTPLKEGVNGVVSSTKPLNYGGNVIENFSLTFKDGKVVDFSAEEGFETLKRLIETDEGSHYLGEVALVPHNSPISNSNIIFYNTLFDENASNHLAIGNAYAFCIEGGKTMSKDELKKEGINTSITHVDFMIGSAEMNIDGILADGTAEPLFRNGNWSI
- a CDS encoding DNA alkylation repair protein — protein: MAGAYCCPNCKTNRTRFNIIQQQASSVKLNPQTGEVVEDYSNKQLDPFHLPYRGPELKVQCGACGVVEDEIRYVSQGRN